In Gadus morhua chromosome 5, gadMor3.0, whole genome shotgun sequence, the genomic stretch CTTCCTGTCACGGCCCTCCAACCCTGGGCTTGTCCTCTGCCGGCTGCTGGAACTGTGGCGAGACCGGTTACTTCTGTGGCGACTGGACCTGACCGGCAGGGAAGAAGGACTGCAAGAGCGGGAATTGGCTCTGGCACGCCGGGGTGGTGGTGAGCGGTGACGTCGGTTCCCGTGGGCTTGTCTGTAATGAGTGGGGCAGCGACAGCGGGATGAGTTTCTATGGCAACGAGGGTGAGAGCGGGATCTGGGCCGGTTGCTACTGGACAAGGAAGATGTGGATGACGAGTTGGACGATGATCTATGGCGCCCTCTGTTGGTCTCGCGTGTGCCAGAGCCGTGGCCGGAGTCCGAGCAGTCACTTCCGCTTCTAGAGACAGATTTGGTTGAGACAGAATTGGATCCCAAGTCTTGGTCAAAAATAACTCTCAGACCATCACTGCTCATCGCAGGGAGTAAATCCTTGGCCCCAGTCACCATCTTGGTTATcttttaaaagaaaagaaaaaaaaaacattatttttttataaatcacaacatcatcatcataaggTAGCGACCTCTGGGGGAGAGGGTTGCATTATACGATTAAAAACCAAAgatctccaaccctctctccaGGGCCGCCGTTCTCGCACACTTTCCACTCATCTCCACTATCTCTTCCACACTAATCACaacatattcattttatttattcatagttGACCCTTgaaattgtgtttgtttattatagACCAACGGCTGATAGCGCAATCCTACGTCATCAGGGCCGTTGTTGTGTTGCGTAACCGCTGACCGAAACTCGCCCGGAAAGTTCAACACCACAACAGACAACTTTAAACAAACGAATGTCAAGCCAATTCCAACCCCAAGGATACACTTACAAAATATAGGATTCATAATGAGGTGTCAGACGATCATCCAAAATAACCATACAATGTAATGCGTTGGATGTTAAAAAGCGATGGTTTGGGTAGAAAATCCAACGCCAACAAGGCCGGGTTGCATAAGCTCCGAGCTAACGTTAGCATTTCTTACCTCGTCCGATGTGTAGTCAATCTGCTCAGAAATCCAAAAAGTTTTCCAAGATCGATCAGGAAAATAGGTCAATAACTGTAATACCAAATTTGTAAAGCCGTGGAAATCGTTAAATATTAATAAACGTCGAGGAACTATTATGAAATATCACCAGCGGTCGTCGTTCAAATTCAGCGAATGAGCAACGTCGTCGGAATGGAATGGTTGCTCTGGAGATCCCCTGGTGGAAAATTCCACAACATGGCGAGCCTCATGGTAGCAGCCAATTTGCGCATAAGTGTTTTcccataataatttaaaatggtttccgtgttgttttatttgcattattGACACATGGcaatatcaatcaatatttttgCAAATGTATTAAATTAAAAACAGATTTAATTAAAATTTCCATCCATAACATGAACGGATAATGTTTGCATATTACACATATGCATTGTATCAGGTTACTGCTTTACACGTAGAGATGTTTGTAACAGAACACATAATACAGAAATATTCAAGAACATTTGTAGTGACATATTCTGAATGATTCAAGTGTTTACATAATCATTGCAATCGCGTACTTTAGAGTAGTATTTTGATGCCGCTTCTGGTCTCGCGATGTTTCAGTTAGCAGGCATTTCGTAAGAGTTATCGTCTCGTCGTCTGGTTGTTCTCATTGCAGTCGCATTATAGTAAAGTTCTGCACCCCAATCCGAAATCTCTTTCTTGATCGCCATGGATATGCTACAGGTCCTGCCTGCCAATTTCGGCTATGTGATATTTACATATCTCTATAGCTGGATCATGCTGTGTTATCTGGGAGTAAAAGTTGGGGGTGCAAGAAAGAAGTACGATGTCAAGGTAACCGACAGTTGTTTTTGTATTGGAAGGCTGATATCTTGTTATAGTAGAATAATCCACTAATAGCATTTAAATGCATGCAACTAAATTAATTATTGCTGTTTAGGTTGCATGAAAGATTTTATATTATCATGATTTGAAAAGATATTTACTAATCGTATTTCTCTAGTATCCCACTATGTACAGTGACAAGGACCAGGTGTTCAATTGCATCCAGAGGgctcaccaaaacaccctggaGGTGTACCCACAATGGCTCGTTTTCCAGACCATTGCAGCACTTGTCTACCCAGTAAGTACCTTTTGCACGTAGTGGAGAAATTCTAGCGCTTTTTAGTGTTTATTTACTCTCAAAGCCCCCCTCACGGCCTCACCCCATACGAATATCTCAAGTTATTTACGACAATtttgtaaataagaaacacatttttgatATTTGACGTGAATAATTGCCGAGTGTCAAGTCTTTAGATAATGTCACAGTGAGTCAGCATATTGTCTTTCACCTTTTCCCCATTTAACTCCCCCTCTATCACCTGTCGTTATCTTTTTAGACGGCAGCAGCAGTGCTCGGGGCCATTTGGGTCACCAGCAGGTTCTCTTATGCCTGGGGATACTACACTGGAGGTAAGACGGTTCCTGTGACCAAACTCTTGTTTGAGCTggtgcccctcccctcccactctcaacacacaaaaaatgcaTGCTTCTGGAAAAGTATTTTTTCATTGAAGGGCGGGCTGTATTTCTGTTAAGGCTTTAGCAATctaaactactactacttccaACAGACATAGGGCGGTGTAGCCAGAAGAACGATTGATAGATGTTACCTGGTAACCAAAAACTGCTGCTAACAATTTAAACATGCAATAGACCTTGGCAGTACGGTTACACTCTGCTGTTCAAAtccaatttaaaaaataaatattttatctgTTTTTATGGGCCAACCATTTCACGTAGGTTCATATTAATCATTGACAAGAGAATAGATTATTCCTTTATTTACTGTGAGCCAATACATGTGATGATGTTTGCCTTACTTATGATAATAGGTACTTTATATCgtaacttattctctattccCTGACATCTACTGGACTACAACTCAATATTTGTATGAAATGTATTAAGCATTTTCCACCCAACTTCACCTGAATGGGAATTAGAAGCTATGTCAGGTTACTTATGTGTTCCACGTTGGTCATACTCTGGCAATAAAACTATACTGACTCTGCCGTTTGCATGAAGCAATTCTGTATTAATAATACCTGTCTCTTTAATGTAAC encodes the following:
- the mgst3b gene encoding microsomal glutathione S-transferase 3b, encoding MDMLQVLPANFGYVIFTYLYSWIMLCYLGVKVGGARKKYDVKYPTMYSDKDQVFNCIQRAHQNTLEVYPQWLVFQTIAALVYPTAAAVLGAIWVTSRFSYAWGYYTGDPSKRMKGAYGYIGYLGVIGLSMSVALQLLGVF
- the rsrp1 gene encoding arginine/serine-rich protein 1, which produces MVTGAKDLLPAMSSDGLRVIFDQDLGSNSVSTKSVSRSGSDCSDSGHGSGTRETNRGRHRSSSNSSSTSSLSSSNRPRSRSHPRCHRNSSRCRCPTHYRQAHGNRRHRSPPPRRARANSRSCSPSSLPVRSSRHRSNRSRHSSSSRQRTSPGLEGRDRKRTPKSPSKSHHSRSRSSRRSAASPTLDEEKELLRAVKEDATEILRVDLPESTTPTLDEPCEECPTPEPQAWVRQEDVPEKVPSQNSDAKTNGQRSKVSPIRRIIAFSIHNSIAKPTVAPVTSAKVTPRVDGIESRKPYGHWVQIRRGGRANKRTTSR